A stretch of Priestia aryabhattai DNA encodes these proteins:
- a CDS encoding ABC transporter permease produces MGAYTIKRLFALIPVLFIVSIVVFLITRLTPGNPAAIILGQGASAEQIAALSKEMGLDEPVFNQYFIWLSNIFHGDFGYSYFLNKPVLGAIWDNVGPTVSLAILAQIFGVAFALLFGIYAAKHKGTIRDESIMGVSLLGISIPSFLLGSFLILLFAVQLRIFPVSGYVPLNAGLFEYLKYLVLPTITLGAIQAALITRMTRSSLLDTISENFVKTAKAKGLNERTIMLKHTLRVSFLPILTVIGESFAGLVTGAAVTESLFNIPGLGQLIVSSIERRDYALIQGAVLLITVAYVVINLVVDLLYAVIDPRVRNSYHD; encoded by the coding sequence ATGGGAGCTTATACGATTAAGAGACTTTTTGCACTAATTCCTGTTTTATTCATTGTGTCTATTGTTGTGTTCTTAATTACGCGCTTAACGCCTGGGAATCCCGCTGCAATCATTTTAGGACAAGGCGCAAGTGCAGAACAAATTGCAGCGCTGAGCAAAGAAATGGGATTGGATGAGCCTGTTTTCAATCAATACTTTATTTGGCTGTCTAACATCTTTCACGGAGATTTTGGCTATTCCTACTTTTTAAATAAACCTGTGCTCGGGGCGATTTGGGATAACGTAGGTCCTACGGTTTCTCTAGCTATACTTGCACAAATTTTTGGCGTGGCCTTTGCTTTACTATTTGGTATATATGCAGCTAAACATAAAGGAACGATTCGTGATGAAAGCATTATGGGAGTCAGCCTTTTAGGTATTTCCATTCCTAGCTTTCTTCTCGGTTCATTCCTTATTTTGCTTTTTGCTGTACAGCTTCGAATTTTCCCTGTCTCAGGATACGTTCCGTTAAATGCTGGATTATTTGAGTACTTAAAATATTTAGTTTTACCAACGATTACGCTTGGAGCGATTCAAGCTGCATTAATTACCCGTATGACGCGTTCATCTTTACTCGATACCATTTCTGAGAACTTTGTCAAAACGGCAAAAGCAAAAGGATTAAATGAACGTACAATTATGCTTAAGCATACGCTGCGCGTGAGTTTTTTACCGATTTTAACAGTTATTGGAGAATCATTTGCGGGGCTTGTGACTGGAGCGGCAGTAACAGAATCATTATTTAACATTCCAGGGCTAGGTCAGCTGATTGTTTCATCGATTGAACGCCGAGATTACGCGCTTATTCAAGGAGCCGTACTTCTAATTACGGTTGCTTACGTGGTCATCAATTTAGTTGTTGATTTGCTGTATGCCGTGATCGATCCGCGTGTACGCAATTCTTATCATGATTAA
- a CDS encoding ABC transporter substrate-binding protein gives MKRTYLLFISLLTIVLMVAGCSGNASKNTSSEKEGKEGGTLNVASQSEPATLDAQITGDSDVKDATRSIYEGLMILDDKGNPKPDLASKVDISDDKKTYTFQLRKGIKFHNGKEMTADDVVASINRWIKLSSLGKTNFSGAEMTKTNDDTVELHLPSPNVNTLSLLADPIPAAAILPKEVVDNASDEGIKDYIGTGPYKVKEWKKNQYLLLEKFKDYSSKGREVKKTPHVDEIKISFVSDESTRISGITTGQFDVALSVSSDNAKQVEGSQNAKVETSPGGFMGLFYNADKGVFKDINARKAVNAALNSKDILDSSYGSSAYYKLSSSIVNKEYPNYYSTAGKEEYNQHDKKKAKEYLKKSGYNGEEIRLMASRDYQDQYNTAVVVQQELKDIGMNVKLEVYDWATFSDKMSDTNQWDIYPVDWNARSTIFQGFWTTKGTSVEKSMDYLNKIKAAPSVKEARSDIDAIQQYVWDELPFTLIGHKVNINAVSNNAKGYEYNLGPIFYNMSLTK, from the coding sequence GTGAAAAGGACTTATTTACTTTTCATTTCTCTTTTAACCATTGTCCTCATGGTAGCAGGGTGCAGTGGTAACGCAAGTAAAAATACTTCAAGTGAAAAAGAAGGAAAAGAAGGCGGAACGCTAAACGTCGCGTCTCAAAGTGAACCAGCAACGCTAGATGCTCAAATCACTGGGGACTCAGATGTGAAAGATGCAACGCGCAGTATCTATGAAGGGTTAATGATTTTAGACGACAAAGGAAATCCTAAGCCTGACTTAGCGTCTAAAGTAGATATTAGCGATGATAAAAAAACATACACGTTCCAATTAAGAAAAGGGATTAAATTTCATAACGGTAAAGAAATGACTGCAGATGACGTTGTCGCTTCTATTAACCGCTGGATTAAGCTATCGTCCCTTGGGAAAACAAACTTCTCTGGTGCTGAAATGACAAAAACCAATGATGATACGGTGGAACTTCATTTACCATCACCAAATGTTAACACGCTGTCTTTATTAGCTGATCCAATCCCCGCAGCAGCTATTTTACCAAAAGAAGTCGTTGACAATGCATCTGATGAAGGGATCAAAGACTACATAGGAACAGGTCCATATAAAGTAAAAGAATGGAAGAAAAATCAATATCTTTTATTAGAGAAATTTAAAGATTATTCTTCAAAAGGCCGCGAAGTTAAGAAAACTCCTCACGTCGATGAAATTAAGATTAGTTTCGTAAGCGATGAGTCAACTAGGATTTCTGGTATTACAACCGGACAATTTGACGTTGCGCTATCTGTATCAAGCGATAATGCCAAACAAGTTGAAGGCAGTCAAAATGCAAAAGTAGAAACATCACCAGGCGGATTTATGGGACTTTTCTACAACGCAGATAAAGGCGTCTTTAAAGACATCAATGCACGAAAAGCAGTTAACGCAGCTCTTAACTCAAAAGATATCTTAGACAGTTCTTACGGAAGCTCAGCTTATTACAAGCTTTCTTCATCCATTGTGAACAAAGAGTATCCAAACTACTACAGTACAGCTGGAAAAGAAGAATACAACCAGCATGATAAGAAAAAAGCAAAAGAATATTTGAAGAAATCTGGTTATAACGGGGAAGAAATTCGCTTAATGGCGTCTCGTGATTACCAAGATCAATACAATACAGCTGTTGTAGTTCAACAAGAATTAAAAGACATTGGTATGAATGTAAAGCTAGAAGTATACGACTGGGCGACATTCAGCGATAAAATGAGTGATACAAACCAATGGGACATCTATCCTGTTGACTGGAACGCCCGTTCTACCATCTTCCAAGGATTCTGGACTACAAAAGGTACATCAGTTGAAAAATCAATGGACTACTTAAATAAAATTAAAGCTGCTCCTTCTGTTAAAGAAGCTCGCAGTGACATTGATGCCATTCAACAATACGTATGGGACGAGCTTCCATTCACGCTTATTGGTCATAAAGTGAATATCAATGCTGTTTCTAACAATGCAAAAGGATATGAATACAATTTAGGTCCAATTTTCTACAATATGAGTTTAACAAAATAA
- a CDS encoding ABC transporter permease: MNVNAQQNTETISVTAKKKRNPAAARFFSNRLLVRGAILILLSILIAVFAPLISPFGSLQIDPANRLAPPSSTHWFGTDNFGRDVFSRTMYGVRISLMIGAAVTIIATVLGLIVGLLSSYYKILDYILMRICDGLFAFPSILLAIAIMSALGPKTSNVIIALSLVFIPSIARIVRSAALVVKEKTFIEALKAQGASSLRIICFHMAPNVLSPLIVQVTYVFAVTILTEASLSFLGAGIPAPTPSLGNMLYDGKLAIYNAWWMTVFPGVFIILIVLGLNLFGDGLRDWLNPKNVMLKKRRKKH; the protein is encoded by the coding sequence ATGAATGTGAACGCACAACAAAATACTGAGACCATTTCAGTAACTGCAAAGAAAAAAAGAAACCCAGCGGCAGCACGCTTTTTCTCAAATCGTTTGCTAGTAAGAGGAGCGATACTTATTTTATTATCTATTTTGATTGCTGTTTTTGCTCCGCTCATTTCTCCTTTTGGTAGCTTACAAATCGACCCTGCAAACCGTTTAGCACCGCCATCAAGCACGCACTGGTTTGGAACAGATAACTTTGGACGAGATGTATTTAGTCGGACAATGTACGGCGTCAGAATATCATTAATGATTGGAGCCGCAGTAACGATTATTGCTACTGTACTTGGTTTAATCGTTGGACTTTTATCTTCTTATTATAAAATTCTTGATTATATTTTAATGAGAATTTGTGACGGCTTGTTTGCTTTTCCATCTATTTTACTAGCAATTGCAATCATGTCTGCTTTAGGACCTAAAACAAGTAACGTTATTATCGCACTGAGCCTTGTATTTATTCCTTCAATCGCGAGAATTGTTCGTTCAGCTGCGCTTGTTGTAAAAGAAAAAACCTTTATTGAAGCGTTAAAAGCTCAAGGAGCGAGCTCACTTCGAATCATTTGTTTTCATATGGCGCCAAACGTCTTATCGCCTTTGATCGTTCAAGTAACGTACGTGTTTGCCGTGACAATTTTAACAGAGGCCTCGCTAAGCTTTTTAGGAGCCGGGATTCCCGCACCAACGCCAAGCTTGGGAAATATGCTGTATGACGGAAAGCTTGCTATTTACAACGCATGGTGGATGACTGTGTTTCCTGGCGTGTTCATTATTTTAATTGTACTTGGTCTTAATCTATTTGGTGACGGTCTGCGCGACTGGTTAAATCCGAAAAACGTAATGCTGAAGAAAAGGAGGAAAAAACATTGA
- a CDS encoding gamma-glutamyl-gamma-aminobutyrate hydrolase family protein: protein MGFLIGISGSIIVDQGGRFPGYKRAYVNNDYIESAALSGGVPFILPVLEDEEMIKAQAESIDGLILSGGQDVNPLLYGEEPTTKTGSPFLARDHSEQLLLKHVIDQGKPVLAICRGLQILNVAYGGTLYQDMSDIEESFIKHDQYNNTSDPSHSIMIKDGTRLHDLYGNQALINSFHHQAIKDVAPGFEVSAWAKDGVIEAIEKQGEQFVVGVQWHPEMMAKKHTSMLNLFKLFIEHVQQSAIKKVSI, encoded by the coding sequence GTGGGATTTTTAATTGGTATATCAGGAAGCATTATTGTGGATCAAGGAGGACGTTTTCCAGGCTATAAGCGAGCGTATGTAAACAACGATTATATCGAATCAGCAGCACTCAGCGGCGGAGTTCCTTTTATCTTGCCAGTGCTAGAAGACGAAGAAATGATTAAAGCGCAGGCAGAAAGTATAGACGGATTGATTTTGTCAGGTGGACAAGACGTTAATCCCCTTTTATACGGCGAAGAACCAACAACCAAAACGGGCTCACCTTTTTTAGCACGAGATCATTCTGAACAGCTATTGTTAAAGCATGTGATTGATCAAGGAAAGCCGGTATTAGCGATTTGCCGCGGGTTACAAATTTTAAACGTTGCTTATGGCGGCACTCTTTATCAAGACATGTCAGACATTGAAGAGTCATTTATCAAACATGATCAATACAACAATACAAGCGATCCTTCTCATTCCATCATGATTAAAGACGGAACACGCTTACATGACCTTTACGGTAATCAAGCTCTTATTAATTCATTTCACCACCAAGCTATTAAAGACGTAGCGCCAGGTTTTGAAGTTTCCGCATGGGCAAAAGATGGAGTCATTGAAGCCATTGAAAAACAAGGAGAGCAATTTGTAGTTGGCGTGCAGTGGCATCCAGAAATGATGGCAAAAAAACATACTTCAATGCTGAATTTATTTAAACTGTTTATAGAACATGTGCAGCAGTCGGCTATAAAAAAAGTCAGCATTTAA